The Catenuloplanes niger genome includes a window with the following:
- a CDS encoding O-methyltransferase: protein MNSLSALRVRTVLDRLHAAADLDEDRTHPRVDAGASAQERADLLASAYMPISARGGDLLYALVRASRPARVVEFGTSFGISTLYLAAAVTDNGTGHVVTTELSTAKVTAARANLAEAGLQDAVTVLAGDARATLADEPGPIGLLLLDGWKDLCLPVLRLLEDRLTPGALVIADDVSFPTMAPYLEYVRDPAAGYVSVEFPVGDGMEISCRA, encoded by the coding sequence ATGAACTCTCTGTCAGCACTCCGTGTGCGCACCGTCCTGGACCGCCTGCACGCCGCCGCCGATCTCGACGAGGACCGGACCCATCCCCGCGTCGACGCCGGCGCCTCCGCGCAGGAGCGTGCCGACCTGCTCGCCAGCGCGTACATGCCGATCTCCGCGCGCGGCGGCGACCTGCTCTACGCGCTGGTCCGGGCGTCCCGGCCGGCGCGCGTGGTGGAGTTCGGCACGTCGTTCGGCATCTCCACGCTCTACCTGGCCGCGGCCGTGACCGACAACGGCACCGGGCACGTGGTGACCACGGAGCTGAGCACCGCGAAGGTGACCGCGGCCCGGGCCAACCTGGCCGAGGCCGGCCTGCAGGACGCGGTCACCGTGCTGGCCGGCGACGCGCGGGCCACGCTCGCCGACGAGCCCGGCCCGATCGGCCTGCTGCTGCTCGACGGCTGGAAGGACCTGTGCCTGCCGGTGCTGCGGCTGCTGGAGGACCGGCTGACCCCGGGCGCGCTGGTGATCGCGGACGACGTCAGCTTCCCGACCATGGCGCCGTACCTGGAGTACGTGCGGGACCCCGCGGCCGGTTACGTGAGCGTGGAGTTCCCGGTCGGCGACGGCATGGAGATCAGCTGCCGGGCGTAA
- a CDS encoding ABC transporter ATP-binding protein, with protein MRDLPRRDPGVADHRSAGRLLWWMVRRVRHKLAVSVGLGVVWMCSTALAPALIGIAIDRGVTGRDAGALTAWAGAVLALGVVQAMAGMLRHRYGAHNWLDTAYGTVQLTVRQSARLGAALPRRMSSGEVVSIGVSDIEQLGSAIEIVDRAIGAVAAVVVITAIMLGTSVQLGLVVLIGVPLLLAAVALLLRPLQARQEAYRTRQGKLTTRAADIVTGLRVLRGVGGEQLFAAGYRGESQQLRAAGVRVGRVGAVLEATQVLLPGLFLALVVWLGARLVLTGDLTAGQLVAFYGYTVFLAPPLRTITEAADKVAVALVSARRVVRLLGLDPDPASPAHPVPMPRQPAVLADPRSGLLVRPGVLTAIAAADPADAAAIAERLARFTDSEARLGDVPLRDLDVAQLRSRVLLAENEARLFAGPLREALGGGPVEDALRTAAAEDIVDALPDRLETEIAARGREFSGGQQQRLRLVRALRADPEILILVEPTSAVDAHTEARIAARLGPARAGRTTVVCTTSPLVLTHADRVCYVEDGKVIAEGTHRELLTAEPRYAATVTRQEAS; from the coding sequence ATGCGTGATTTGCCGCGGCGGGATCCGGGAGTCGCCGACCACCGGTCGGCGGGCCGGCTGCTGTGGTGGATGGTCCGCCGGGTCCGGCACAAGCTGGCCGTCTCGGTCGGGCTCGGCGTGGTGTGGATGTGCTCGACGGCGCTGGCACCGGCGCTGATCGGGATCGCGATCGACCGCGGCGTGACCGGCCGGGACGCCGGCGCGCTCACCGCCTGGGCCGGTGCCGTCCTCGCCCTCGGCGTGGTGCAGGCCATGGCCGGGATGCTCCGGCACCGGTACGGCGCGCACAACTGGCTCGACACCGCGTACGGCACCGTGCAGCTCACGGTGCGGCAGTCCGCCCGGCTCGGCGCGGCACTCCCCCGCCGGATGTCCAGCGGCGAGGTGGTCAGCATCGGCGTCTCGGACATCGAGCAGCTGGGCAGCGCCATCGAGATCGTCGACCGGGCGATCGGCGCGGTCGCCGCGGTCGTGGTCATCACCGCGATCATGCTGGGCACGTCCGTCCAGCTCGGCCTGGTGGTGCTGATCGGCGTGCCGCTGCTGCTCGCCGCGGTCGCGCTGCTGCTCCGCCCGTTGCAGGCCCGGCAGGAGGCGTACCGCACGCGCCAGGGCAAGCTCACCACCCGGGCCGCGGACATCGTCACCGGGCTGCGCGTGCTGCGCGGCGTCGGCGGCGAGCAGCTGTTCGCGGCCGGCTACCGCGGCGAGTCGCAGCAGTTGCGGGCCGCCGGGGTACGGGTGGGACGCGTCGGCGCCGTGCTGGAGGCGACCCAGGTGCTGCTCCCCGGGCTGTTCCTGGCGCTGGTCGTCTGGCTCGGCGCGCGGCTCGTGCTGACCGGTGACCTCACCGCCGGCCAGCTCGTCGCGTTCTACGGCTACACCGTGTTCCTGGCCCCGCCGCTGCGCACGATCACCGAGGCCGCCGACAAGGTCGCGGTCGCGCTGGTCTCCGCGCGGCGCGTGGTGCGGCTGCTCGGACTCGACCCGGACCCGGCCTCGCCGGCGCACCCGGTGCCGATGCCCCGGCAGCCGGCCGTGCTCGCCGATCCGCGCTCCGGGCTGCTGGTGCGCCCGGGTGTGCTGACCGCGATCGCGGCGGCCGACCCGGCGGACGCGGCCGCGATCGCGGAGCGGCTGGCCCGGTTCACCGACTCGGAGGCGCGGCTCGGCGACGTACCGCTGCGGGATCTTGATGTTGCGCAACTGCGGTCCCGGGTGCTGCTCGCGGAGAACGAGGCGCGGCTGTTCGCCGGCCCGCTGCGCGAGGCGCTGGGCGGCGGCCCGGTCGAGGACGCACTGCGCACGGCCGCGGCGGAGGACATCGTGGACGCGCTGCCGGACCGGCTGGAGACCGAGATCGCGGCGCGTGGCCGCGAGTTCTCCGGCGGGCAGCAGCAACGACTGCGACTGGTCCGGGCGCTGCGCGCGGACCCGGAGATCCTGATCCTGGTGGAGCCGACCAGTGCGGTCGACGCGCACACCGAGGCGCGGATCGCGGCCCGGCTCGGGCCGGCCCGCGCCGGGCGCACCACCGTGGTCTGCACGACCAGCCCGTTGGTGCTGACGCACGCGGACCGGGTCTGCTACGTCGAGGACGGCAAGGTCATCGCGGAGGGCACCCATCGCGAGCTGCTCACCGCCGAACCCCGCTACGCCGCGACGGTCACCCGCCAGGAGGCGTCATGA
- a CDS encoding ABC transporter ATP-binding protein, which translates to MTLLPIADGDQVRRYVLGLFRRHPRELAVMLSLHGLGALCGLAAPWLLGELVETIRGGGTAGTLDRAGLALAGFVIAQSVLVYFARYASARLGERVLAELREEFVDRVLAVPIGTVERAGTGDLLTRTTRDVSSLAYSVRWAAPEILTALITIVLLIGALALVSPLFLLAPLVAVPTLWPATRWYLRRAAGGYLRERAAYARITESLAETVEGARTVDALRLHEHRRRQTDTDIGGSFRAERYTLFLRSVWFPLADTSYVLPIAGTLLLGGLYYANGWMTLGSVIAAVLYMQQLVGPVDQVLSWLEDLQEGQAALARVIGVGNVTTAPDGADGVPRGNGIRLDDVTFGYLPGRPVLRGVSLDIAPGERLAVVGPSGAGKSTLGRLLAGVHRPDSGALTVGGVPVTALPPERLRGEVALVTQEHHVFAGTLRFNVVLARPTAATEQVRDALAAVDALGWATELPDGLETVVGEGGHPLTPAQAQQVALARLVLADPHTLVLDEATSLLDPRAARSLERSLAAVLAGRTVVAIAHRLFSAHDADRVAVVEDGRIVECGSHDDLLAANGSYAALWRSWQS; encoded by the coding sequence ATGACGCTGCTGCCGATCGCCGACGGCGACCAGGTCCGGCGGTACGTGCTGGGCCTGTTCCGCCGGCACCCGCGCGAGCTCGCCGTGATGCTCAGCCTGCACGGGCTCGGTGCGCTCTGCGGGCTGGCCGCACCCTGGCTGCTCGGCGAGCTCGTCGAGACGATCCGTGGTGGCGGCACGGCCGGCACGCTGGACCGGGCCGGGCTGGCGCTGGCCGGGTTCGTGATCGCCCAGAGCGTGCTGGTGTACTTCGCGCGGTACGCGTCCGCCCGGCTCGGTGAGCGGGTGCTGGCCGAGCTGCGCGAGGAGTTCGTCGACCGGGTGCTGGCCGTGCCGATCGGGACCGTGGAGCGGGCCGGCACCGGTGACCTGCTCACCCGGACCACCCGGGACGTCTCCTCGCTCGCGTACAGCGTGCGGTGGGCCGCGCCGGAGATCCTCACCGCGCTGATCACCATCGTGCTGCTGATCGGCGCGCTCGCGCTGGTGTCGCCGCTGTTCCTGCTGGCCCCGCTGGTCGCGGTGCCGACGCTGTGGCCGGCGACCCGGTGGTACCTGCGCCGCGCCGCCGGCGGCTACCTGCGCGAGCGGGCCGCGTACGCGCGGATCACCGAGAGCCTGGCCGAGACGGTCGAGGGCGCGCGGACCGTGGACGCGCTGCGGCTGCACGAGCACCGGCGGCGGCAGACGGACACGGACATCGGCGGCTCCTTCCGGGCCGAGCGCTACACGCTGTTCCTGCGCTCGGTCTGGTTCCCGCTGGCGGACACGTCCTACGTGCTGCCGATCGCCGGGACACTGCTGCTCGGCGGGCTGTACTACGCGAACGGCTGGATGACGCTGGGCAGCGTGATCGCGGCCGTGCTCTACATGCAGCAACTGGTCGGGCCGGTCGACCAGGTGCTCTCCTGGCTGGAGGACCTCCAGGAGGGACAGGCCGCGCTGGCCCGGGTGATCGGCGTCGGCAACGTCACCACCGCGCCGGACGGTGCGGACGGCGTCCCGCGCGGGAACGGCATCCGGCTCGACGACGTGACGTTCGGCTACCTGCCCGGCCGCCCGGTGCTGCGCGGCGTCTCGCTGGACATCGCGCCCGGTGAACGGCTCGCGGTGGTCGGACCGTCCGGCGCCGGCAAGTCCACGCTCGGCCGGCTGCTGGCCGGCGTGCACCGGCCGGACTCCGGCGCGCTCACGGTCGGCGGCGTGCCGGTGACGGCGCTCCCGCCGGAACGGCTGCGCGGCGAGGTCGCGCTGGTCACCCAGGAGCACCACGTGTTCGCCGGGACGCTGCGCTTCAACGTGGTGCTGGCCCGGCCCACCGCCGCCACCGAACAGGTGCGCGACGCGCTGGCCGCGGTGGACGCGCTCGGCTGGGCCACCGAACTGCCGGACGGGCTGGAGACCGTGGTCGGCGAGGGCGGGCACCCGCTCACGCCGGCGCAGGCACAGCAGGTGGCGCTGGCCCGGCTGGTCCTCGCCGACCCGCACACGCTGGTGCTGGACGAGGCGACCTCGCTGCTCGACCCGCGGGCGGCCCGGTCGCTGGAGCGCTCGCTCGCGGCCGTGCTGGCCGGCCGGACCGTGGTGGCGATCGCGCACCGGCTGTTCTCCGCGCACGACGCGGACCGGGTGGCGGTGGTGGAGGACGGCCGGATCGTGGAGTGCGGCTCGCACGACGACCTGCTCGCCGCGAACGGCTCCTACGCCGCGCTCTGGCGTTCCTGGCAGAGCTGA
- the rimI gene encoding ribosomal protein S18-alanine N-acetyltransferase, translating into MSDAIRPLRWWHIDELLPIEADLFGVEKWTAGMFWNELANGHYYVVSLDGDGRVDGYAGLAMQEPDAWVQNIAVRRDRQRHGVGRALLETLLAEADRRGAERVLLEVAVDNVPAQRLYGTYGFEGIGIRRGYYQPSNTDALIMERER; encoded by the coding sequence ATGAGTGACGCGATCCGGCCGCTGCGCTGGTGGCACATCGACGAGTTGCTGCCGATCGAGGCCGACCTGTTCGGCGTCGAGAAGTGGACCGCCGGCATGTTCTGGAACGAACTGGCGAACGGTCACTACTACGTGGTGTCACTGGACGGCGACGGCCGGGTGGACGGATATGCCGGGCTCGCGATGCAGGAGCCGGACGCCTGGGTGCAGAACATCGCGGTCCGCCGCGACCGGCAGCGGCACGGCGTCGGCCGCGCGCTGCTGGAGACGCTGCTGGCCGAGGCGGACCGGCGCGGCGCCGAGCGGGTGTTGCTGGAGGTCGCGGTGGACAACGTGCCCGCGCAGCGTCTCTACGGCACGTACGGTTTCGAGGGGATCGGCATCCGCCGGGGTTACTACCAGCCGAGCAACACCGATGCCCTGATCATGGAGCGGGAACGGTAG
- the alr gene encoding alanine racemase — protein sequence MWQAEVRVDLDAIRANVAHLVAGTSAEVMAVVKSDGYGHGMVASARAALDGGATWLGVASLPEALTLRESGLTAPILSWLIVPGLPLHDAIAADIDLSVATLGLLDEVVTAAERAERVARVHLKIDTGMSRGGATPAEWPVLLEAAAKAQSDGLVDVVGVWSHLGCADEPGHPSVDAQLAAFRDGLEVAARFGIHPRYRHIANSAALLTRPDAHFDLVRPGLAIYGLSPMGGRVAGLRPAMTARARVMLAKRVPAGSGVSYGHTYVTPAESTIAVVPIGYADGVPRHASNGGPVQIGGRVRPIAGRVCMDQFMVDCGDDPVQAGDLVTLFGPGDGGEPTVDDWAAASGTINYEIVARFGSARVTRVFDGLHPETGS from the coding sequence ATGTGGCAGGCCGAAGTTCGAGTTGATCTCGACGCGATCCGGGCGAACGTGGCCCACCTCGTCGCCGGGACCAGCGCCGAGGTCATGGCGGTGGTCAAGAGCGACGGGTACGGGCACGGCATGGTCGCTTCCGCGCGCGCGGCTCTGGACGGCGGCGCCACCTGGCTCGGCGTCGCGTCGCTGCCCGAGGCGCTGACGCTGCGTGAGTCCGGGCTGACCGCGCCGATCCTCTCCTGGCTGATCGTCCCCGGCCTGCCGCTGCACGACGCGATCGCGGCCGACATCGACCTGAGCGTCGCCACGCTCGGCCTGCTGGACGAGGTGGTCACCGCGGCCGAGCGGGCCGAGCGCGTCGCCCGCGTGCACCTGAAGATCGATACCGGGATGAGCCGCGGCGGCGCCACGCCCGCGGAGTGGCCGGTGCTGCTGGAGGCGGCCGCCAAGGCACAGTCCGACGGGCTGGTCGACGTGGTCGGCGTCTGGTCGCACCTCGGGTGCGCGGACGAGCCCGGCCACCCCAGCGTCGACGCGCAGCTGGCCGCGTTCCGGGACGGGCTGGAGGTGGCCGCCCGGTTCGGCATCCACCCGCGCTACCGCCACATCGCCAACTCGGCGGCGCTCCTCACCCGGCCGGACGCGCACTTCGACCTGGTCCGGCCCGGCCTCGCGATCTACGGCCTGTCGCCGATGGGCGGGCGGGTCGCCGGGCTGCGGCCCGCGATGACCGCGCGGGCCCGGGTGATGCTGGCCAAGCGGGTACCGGCCGGCTCCGGCGTCTCCTACGGCCACACCTACGTCACGCCGGCCGAGTCCACGATCGCGGTGGTGCCGATCGGCTACGCCGACGGCGTGCCCCGGCACGCGTCCAACGGCGGCCCGGTCCAGATCGGCGGCCGGGTCCGGCCGATCGCCGGCCGCGTCTGCATGGACCAGTTCATGGTCGACTGCGGCGACGACCCGGTCCAGGCCGGCGACCTGGTCACGCTCTTCGGCCCCGGCGACGGCGGCGAGCCCACCGTCGACGACTGGGCCGCCGCCTCCGGCACCATCAACTACGAGATCGTCGCCCGGTTCGGCAGCGCCCGGGTGACCCGCGTCTTCGACGGCCTGCACCCGGAGACCGGCTCATGA
- a CDS encoding alpha/beta fold hydrolase produces the protein MSSASSSSSSLVSSVFTPKVGKRAGIIGAVVGLAAAGIAAGVAAERTIVRRTKRGTIDPYADEKFGEQPYDESFMITAPDGTDLHVEVLDPVDGLEVEPDFPGVTGTDLDAEPTIVFVHGFCLDMGTFYFQRKELVRRGDYRMVFYDQPGHGRSGKLESGEYHLEALAESLKAVIEATVPTGPIVLVGHSMGGMTIMALAEKYPDLLRSRVSGVVLMATSGGKLEEARLSLPSLAARAGAPFLPVVARTTRLTGSVIDRARLASSDLAWLLTRQFGFGGSAPSPALVTFVESMNSHTTADTVTRYLRTIYSHDRFPALDTLQDIPTLVIAGDKDQILPVTHSREIARHLPNAEFIEIPDSGHVVMLEHADEVNAALLSFLEKL, from the coding sequence ATGAGTTCGGCGTCATCGTCCTCGTCGTCTCTCGTTTCGTCGGTCTTCACCCCCAAGGTCGGGAAACGCGCCGGGATCATCGGCGCGGTGGTCGGGCTCGCCGCCGCCGGCATCGCGGCCGGCGTCGCCGCCGAACGGACCATCGTGCGCCGCACCAAGCGCGGCACGATCGACCCGTACGCGGACGAGAAGTTCGGCGAGCAGCCCTACGACGAGTCCTTCATGATCACCGCGCCGGACGGGACGGACCTGCACGTCGAGGTGCTCGACCCGGTCGACGGGCTGGAGGTCGAGCCGGACTTCCCCGGCGTGACCGGCACCGACCTGGACGCCGAGCCCACCATCGTCTTCGTGCACGGCTTCTGCCTGGACATGGGCACGTTCTATTTCCAGCGCAAGGAGCTGGTGCGGCGCGGCGACTACCGGATGGTCTTCTACGACCAGCCCGGGCACGGCCGCTCCGGCAAGCTGGAGTCCGGCGAATACCACCTGGAGGCGCTGGCCGAGTCGCTGAAGGCGGTCATCGAGGCCACCGTGCCGACCGGCCCGATCGTGCTGGTCGGCCACTCGATGGGCGGCATGACGATCATGGCGCTGGCCGAGAAGTACCCGGACCTGCTGCGCTCGCGGGTGTCCGGCGTCGTGCTGATGGCCACGTCCGGCGGCAAGCTGGAGGAGGCACGGCTCTCCCTGCCGTCGCTGGCCGCGCGGGCCGGTGCGCCGTTCCTGCCGGTCGTCGCCCGGACCACCCGGCTCACCGGCAGCGTCATCGACCGGGCCCGGCTCGCCTCCTCCGACCTGGCCTGGCTGCTCACCCGCCAGTTCGGCTTCGGCGGCAGCGCACCCAGCCCGGCGCTGGTCACGTTCGTCGAGTCGATGAACTCGCACACCACGGCCGACACGGTCACGCGCTACCTGCGGACGATCTACTCGCACGACCGGTTCCCCGCGCTGGACACGCTGCAGGACATCCCGACGCTGGTGATCGCGGGCGACAAGGACCAGATCCTGCCGGTCACCCACTCGCGTGAGATCGCACGCCACCTGCCGAACGCGGAGTTCATCGAGATCCCGGACAGCGGACACGTGGTCATGCTGGAGCACGCGGACGAGGTGAACGCCGCGCTCCTCTCCTTCCTGGAGAAGCTGTGA
- the ung gene encoding uracil-DNA glycosylase: MSLDLVSLLPAPWQAVLAPHLDAERTHRLGEFVAGEYASQTVYPPVEDLFTAYRLCPPDRVRVLLLGQDPYFKAGQAHGMSFSVREGVRVPPSLRNVFKEIAADVGAGMPTTGDLTPWAEQGVLLLNSIMTVREGKAGSHAKKGWEEFTDATISAVNELDTRVVFMLWGSYARKKAALVTNPQHVVLEAGHPSPMNPAGFLGTRPFSACNKALADAGLTPIDWSLTPA; this comes from the coding sequence ATGTCCCTCGACCTCGTCAGTCTGCTGCCCGCACCGTGGCAGGCCGTCCTCGCCCCGCACCTGGACGCCGAGCGGACCCACAGGCTGGGCGAGTTCGTCGCGGGGGAGTACGCGTCGCAGACCGTCTACCCCCCGGTCGAGGACCTGTTCACGGCGTATCGGCTGTGTCCGCCGGACCGGGTGCGCGTGCTCCTGCTCGGCCAGGACCCCTACTTCAAGGCCGGCCAGGCGCACGGCATGAGCTTCAGCGTCCGCGAGGGCGTCCGGGTGCCCCCGTCGCTGCGCAACGTCTTCAAGGAGATCGCGGCCGACGTCGGCGCGGGCATGCCGACCACCGGTGACCTGACCCCGTGGGCGGAGCAGGGCGTCCTGCTGCTCAACTCGATCATGACGGTCCGCGAGGGCAAGGCCGGCTCGCACGCGAAGAAGGGCTGGGAGGAGTTCACCGACGCCACCATCAGCGCGGTGAACGAGCTGGACACACGCGTGGTCTTCATGCTCTGGGGCAGCTACGCCCGGAAGAAGGCGGCACTGGTCACCAACCCGCAGCACGTGGTGCTGGAGGCCGGTCACCCCAGCCCGATGAACCCGGCCGGTTTCCTCGGCACCCGCCCGTTCAGCGCGTGCAACAAGGCACTCGCGGACGCCGGCCTGACCCCGATCGACTGGTCCCTCACCCCGGCCTGA
- a CDS encoding alpha/beta hydrolase: protein MAVTYEQLWQASPPAWRESAAAWRDLAASGARRALELASGAVAVTRVWSGAGADAATGRLRRLRDDLEAGRLAQLEAAATLTELAAAVQAAKARLAAAVRAAEAAGLAVELSGRVVGAATPTGAPAPGGSARAVAGGATRAGGPGEAGTSASGGSAWAATGGVASAGGPAAGGASGSGGSGGGVAAAGGPAAAVAAEIEAALRAAAVADAEAAARLGELSGAAGRGWESAPPGHRPGPGASPATTRAWWDSLTPAQRRWLIRHEPTLVGGLDGVPTAARDLANRALLDLALEAARLGLPVDGLRSGAPSGGVSLTGADLRGVIAGDAPYARDAALIASLERLADRVSADADPPRYLVRFDPSGDGRAIVAVGDPDRSAAVVTYVPGMTSDLASAGGELDRAARVAEAATALDPARRTAAVLWLDYDAPDFVDQAASAAPARDAAPALHLFQEGLRASHEGEPARQVVLGHSYGTVVTGVTARDHGLDADGLVLLASPGAGVAHATQLDVPEVWASTSITDPIQYAPVSPVSAVTDAAVAAAVPGVGAALAYGRPEDGLWHGHNPADPDFGARVFPSQPDAGHLGYWDRGGTALDALSRITLGLPLTGGAP, encoded by the coding sequence GTGGCCGTGACGTATGAGCAGCTGTGGCAGGCGAGTCCGCCGGCGTGGCGGGAGTCCGCGGCGGCCTGGCGCGATCTCGCGGCGTCCGGTGCGCGGCGGGCGCTGGAGCTGGCCTCCGGCGCGGTCGCGGTGACCCGCGTCTGGTCGGGTGCGGGCGCGGACGCGGCGACCGGCCGCCTGCGCCGGCTGCGGGACGACCTGGAGGCCGGCCGGCTCGCGCAGTTGGAGGCCGCGGCAACCCTGACGGAGCTCGCGGCGGCGGTCCAGGCGGCGAAGGCCCGGCTGGCCGCGGCGGTCCGCGCGGCCGAGGCGGCGGGCTTGGCGGTGGAGCTCTCGGGCCGGGTGGTCGGCGCGGCCACGCCGACCGGCGCACCGGCTCCCGGCGGGTCGGCGCGGGCTGTGGCAGGCGGTGCGACTCGCGCGGGTGGGCCGGGGGAGGCCGGCACGTCGGCTTCCGGCGGGTCTGCGTGGGCCGCGACCGGCGGTGTGGCTTCCGCGGGTGGGCCGGCGGCGGGTGGCGCGTCGGGTTCCGGTGGGTCGGGGGGCGGTGTGGCTGCCGCGGGTGGGCCGGCGGCGGCCGTGGCGGCGGAGATCGAGGCGGCGCTGCGTGCGGCCGCGGTGGCCGATGCGGAGGCGGCCGCCCGGCTCGGTGAGCTGAGCGGTGCGGCCGGCCGCGGGTGGGAGAGCGCGCCGCCGGGGCACCGGCCCGGCCCGGGCGCGTCGCCGGCCACGACGCGCGCGTGGTGGGACTCGCTCACCCCGGCGCAGCGGCGCTGGCTGATCCGGCACGAGCCGACGCTGGTCGGTGGGCTGGACGGGGTGCCGACCGCAGCCCGTGACCTGGCCAACCGCGCGCTGCTGGACCTGGCGCTGGAGGCGGCCCGGCTGGGCCTCCCGGTGGACGGGCTGCGCAGTGGCGCGCCGTCCGGCGGGGTCAGCCTGACCGGCGCCGACCTGCGCGGCGTGATCGCGGGTGACGCGCCCTACGCGCGGGACGCCGCGTTGATCGCGTCGCTGGAGCGGCTGGCCGACCGGGTGTCCGCCGACGCGGATCCGCCGCGCTACCTGGTGCGGTTCGATCCGTCGGGGGACGGCCGGGCGATCGTGGCGGTCGGCGATCCGGACCGCAGCGCGGCCGTGGTGACCTACGTGCCCGGCATGACCAGCGATCTCGCGTCGGCCGGCGGCGAGCTGGACCGGGCCGCGCGGGTGGCCGAGGCCGCGACCGCGCTGGACCCGGCGCGGCGCACCGCGGCCGTGCTGTGGCTGGACTACGACGCGCCGGACTTCGTGGACCAGGCCGCGTCCGCCGCGCCGGCCCGGGACGCGGCGCCCGCGCTGCACCTGTTCCAGGAGGGGCTGCGGGCGTCGCACGAGGGCGAGCCGGCCCGGCAGGTGGTGCTGGGCCACAGCTACGGCACCGTGGTGACCGGCGTGACCGCCCGCGACCACGGGCTCGACGCCGACGGTCTGGTGCTGCTCGCGTCGCCGGGCGCCGGGGTGGCACACGCGACGCAGCTGGACGTGCCCGAGGTCTGGGCCAGCACCTCGATCACCGACCCGATCCAGTACGCGCCGGTCTCACCGGTCTCCGCGGTGACGGACGCGGCGGTCGCCGCCGCGGTGCCGGGCGTGGGGGCGGCGCTCGCCTACGGCAGGCCGGAGGACGGACTGTGGCACGGGCACAATCCCGCGGACCCGGACTTCGGCGCCCGCGTCTTCCCCAGCCAGCCCGACGCCGGACACCTCGGCTACTGGGATCGTGGCGGGACCGCACTCGACGCACTGTCCCGCATCACGCTCGGACTACCGCTGACCGGCGGGGCCCCGTGA
- a CDS encoding type VII secretion target has protein sequence MEAIDVTTPALRACADRLAAVARRLLGMPPGRLSVTAPGWASTGASADLADAAWSALDRCGTGVAAAASALARAATAYEAVDQSTAARLRRLNGAHR, from the coding sequence ATGGAAGCCATCGACGTCACCACTCCGGCACTGCGCGCGTGCGCTGACCGGCTCGCGGCCGTGGCGCGCCGCCTGCTCGGCATGCCACCGGGCCGGCTGTCCGTCACCGCGCCCGGCTGGGCGTCCACCGGTGCGTCCGCCGACCTGGCGGACGCGGCCTGGTCCGCGCTGGACCGGTGCGGCACCGGCGTGGCCGCCGCGGCGTCGGCACTCGCCCGCGCGGCCACGGCCTACGAGGCGGTGGACCAGTCCACCGCGGCTCGGCTCCGCCGCCTCAACGGCGCACACCGATGA
- a CDS encoding holo-ACP synthase: MIVSVGMDVVLVERFVRALERTPQLADRLFTEGERRTASGNPRPAESLAARFAAKEAVAKALGAPAGLHWHDCEVVSDAAGRPWLAVSGTVAAAAVECGITRWHLSLSHDGGIASAMVVAES; this comes from the coding sequence GTGATCGTCTCCGTCGGCATGGACGTGGTGCTCGTCGAGCGGTTCGTCCGCGCGCTGGAACGGACCCCGCAGCTCGCGGACCGGCTGTTCACCGAGGGCGAGCGGCGCACCGCCTCCGGCAACCCGCGGCCGGCCGAGTCGCTGGCCGCCCGGTTCGCCGCGAAGGAAGCGGTCGCGAAGGCGCTCGGTGCCCCCGCCGGCCTGCACTGGCACGACTGCGAGGTGGTGTCGGACGCCGCCGGCCGGCCGTGGCTGGCCGTGTCCGGCACGGTCGCCGCCGCGGCCGTCGAGTGCGGGATCACCCGCTGGCACCTGTCCCTGTCGCACGACGGCGGCATCGCGTCCGCCATGGTGGTAGCCGAGAGCTAG